A genome region from Coprococcus phoceensis includes the following:
- a CDS encoding MATE family efflux transporter: MRKKTGAIDLTTGNEMRAIVVFALPLIAGNLFQQLYNLMDTMIVGKFIGADALAAVGSSYMTMNFLTSIIIGLCMGSGIVFSWFYGSRQREKLEQSMFQSFLFILAVTVMITGASLLFLDQLLHLLNIESSIFQMTRAYLFIIICGMGFVFLYNYFTAVLRSMGNSFTPLIFLVISSVINIVLDYIFVVPLQMGVSGAAYATVIAQAVSAAGIAVYTLWKVKEVSISKRMLKGERELFCMIVNQSLLTSVQQSIMNFGILMVQGLVNSFGVIVMAGFAAAVKIDSFAYMPVQDFGNAFSTYVAQNRGAGKMERIEKGKNSALKLIVGSCVVISTLVVLFAGPLMRLFIDASETQVIFEGVRYLRIVSPFYCLIGFLFLLYGLYRGIGKPQFSIVLTIISLGTRVLLAYVLSAIPAVGIVGIWWAIPIGWFLADTVGFLYYHFMKK; this comes from the coding sequence ATGAGGAAAAAAACAGGGGCAATTGACCTGACAACAGGCAATGAGATGAGAGCGATTGTAGTATTTGCACTGCCTTTGATCGCAGGCAATTTATTTCAACAGTTATATAATTTGATGGATACGATGATCGTGGGAAAATTTATCGGTGCAGATGCGCTGGCCGCAGTCGGTTCTTCGTATATGACGATGAACTTTCTTACTTCAATCATTATCGGACTTTGTATGGGGAGCGGGATTGTATTTTCCTGGTTTTACGGCTCAAGACAGAGAGAAAAGCTGGAACAAAGTATGTTTCAGTCTTTTCTGTTTATTTTGGCGGTTACTGTAATGATCACGGGTGCCAGTCTTTTATTTCTTGACCAGCTGCTGCATCTTTTGAATATCGAATCGAGTATCTTTCAGATGACAAGAGCATATTTATTTATCATTATCTGTGGTATGGGATTTGTGTTTTTATATAATTATTTCACCGCCGTACTTAGAAGTATGGGAAATTCGTTTACGCCACTGATTTTTTTGGTGATTTCGTCGGTGATCAATATCGTATTGGATTATATATTTGTAGTTCCGCTTCAGATGGGAGTATCCGGAGCAGCTTATGCCACGGTCATCGCGCAGGCAGTATCGGCAGCAGGAATTGCAGTCTATACACTGTGGAAGGTAAAAGAGGTAAGTATTTCCAAGCGGATGCTAAAAGGCGAGAGAGAATTGTTCTGTATGATCGTGAATCAGTCACTTTTGACAAGCGTGCAGCAGTCGATTATGAATTTCGGTATTTTGATGGTACAGGGTTTGGTGAACAGTTTCGGCGTGATTGTCATGGCTGGTTTTGCAGCTGCTGTGAAAATTGACAGTTTCGCATACATGCCGGTGCAGGACTTTGGGAATGCATTTTCCACCTATGTGGCACAAAACCGTGGAGCAGGAAAGATGGAACGTATCGAAAAAGGGAAAAATTCTGCATTGAAATTGATTGTCGGTTCCTGTGTGGTCATTTCCACACTGGTTGTCCTGTTTGCGGGACCTCTCATGCGTTTATTTATTGATGCATCTGAGACACAGGTCATTTTTGAAGGGGTTCGCTATTTGCGGATTGTATCTCCTTTTTACTGTCTGATCGGATTTTTATTTTTACTGTATGGTCTTTACAGAGGAATTGGGAAACCACAGTTTTCTATTGTATTGACAATAATTTCGCTGGGGACACGTGTCCTTTTAGCATACGTCCTTTCTGCAATCCCGGCAGTCGGAATTGTGGGAATCTGGTGGGCAATCCCAATTGGATGGTTCCTTGCAGATACAGTCGGGTTTCTCTATTATCATTTTATGAAAAAATAG
- the yqfC gene encoding sporulation protein YqfC — protein sequence MCGIFMEKKTFINRMADAANMPKDVVLGVPILTMTGQNEVSVENYRGIIEYTDLLIRIQTKIGQIKIIGKSLQIDYYTNDEMKITGRITSIEYH from the coding sequence ATGTGTGGCATTTTTATGGAAAAGAAAACATTCATAAATCGCATGGCAGATGCGGCAAATATGCCGAAAGATGTAGTGCTGGGTGTCCCGATTCTCACCATGACCGGACAGAACGAAGTGAGTGTGGAAAATTATAGAGGCATTATTGAATACACCGACTTATTAATTCGCATACAGACAAAAATCGGTCAGATTAAAATTATTGGGAAATCACTTCAAATTGACTATTACACAAATGATGAGATGAAAATTACCGGTCGTATCACTTCAATAGAATATCATTAA